The genomic window caccagtacctctgccggaatgcgataatcgaccccgcttaccacacacgcatgattcaccggtacctcctccatttcacaccaacttacaatcttatctcgctccatcttcacaccacttaccgcaaccacaagtacaactttcccgaaaaaaatcaaaatccctgacggtagcccccacttgtaacgttccgttattttggctcgtgtgtgtctaggggaaatcccgcccagcacctgcttcagcagtcccctcagggtcaatcgtcgcccgaatcaatcacaaacatcaatcatcagccagcacacccagtaaattttaacacatacattttatagatattactaattctagggcattaatatacatttgatacagagaggaaagtaatgaaaaaaaaggcgccaacacttattcaaagtccaagttcttcgcgcgctaccgttggagctcaagttcgacgtcagacgaccacccgaattccgtcgacccacggctcgggaccacccgaagtgatcgaccggagcctctccgcacgtccgccgtcctcctcgtctctcctccggactccccgccaaaactcagtccacagtcatatcatacagcatagcatccgaaaacaaaacgatacataaccacccattggctaatagcaccctcttatcaccctctaaaccacaataaactgctagcgcaaactctctgaagcgttaaaacacaacaaagccgcattccacagattaacataacaaaaatcgccattttaaatgtaacaaaagaaagaccccgtacatcaGCATCCAAATTCCGCACAAGAAACAACTCCTCAACATAACTCGATCACCCAATGAATTCGACCGTCCATCACTGTTCAGGTCCTGTGCAAGGCTACTCCCATGCGCCCAAGGGAATTTAACGTCTGAGCGCAAGTATCCAAACCTGCGGAGGACCGCGACGGAGCCGGAGATTTCAGGCAAAGGTGAGATGAATTTCCACGGGATTCAGATAACAGATACTGAGATagtgtagacagtcagaatcgcTTTCCCATTGTGGGAGCAACATTGAGAGGAAAGCTTATATTTATCATGAGGTCATGAGGACATGATTATTTTGGTATCAGAGAGTGTAAtgtcctggttcatatttttaccgTTATTTTGTAAGTATTTCATTTTAGTCTTCAGCCTCCAAGTTCACGAAACCAAATCCTTAActatcgactccaatatcttcccaaccactgcggtcagactaattggcctacaatatgctttcttcttcctctctccatTTTTGAGGAGTCgaatgacgtttgcaattttacagtcttcGGACCTATTCCAAAAaccagtgatccttgaaagatcattacgatTGCCtttgcaatctcttcagctacctctttctgagcactggggtgtacaccatcaggTCTATGTGACTCATCCACGTTCAGACCTATCAGTTTGCCAAGGATCTTTACACCAGTAAtgttaacttcacacacttcatgatccaCGATACATGCACGGTATGTTGCTTCCGTGCTGCCAGGATAAAGAATGTCTCTGAAACGATCCAAGGACATTCCCAAAGACGACAGCGGACAGCCATAAGTATTACTTCCTATTGGCACGAATAAAATAGGGAGACAAAGTGACGAGGTCCTGAAGAGACATTTTAGGGAATTCGGTAGAAACTAAGAAACAAGACTTTCAGGGTGCTAATCGCTGAATTGCTAACTGTGTCATGCGCCAGTCATTGTAGGAATAGGAAGAATTGGCAGATGATGGCGTAACTGATGAACTAGTGCAGGGGTCACGCAGGAACTTAGATTCATCggacattgggatctcttctggtgaaggtatgacttgtacaaaagggactgattacacctgaacccgagatgGTCCAATATCCTTTCGTGGCTGAAAGAGGATTATACAGtagctaggagcttaatgtccaaggtttTACAGTGTAGCGCAAGGACAGGCAGGACGGCAGAAGTTGTGGCGTTGGTGTGATGCTGAAAAAAATGAATTGAAATCATTAGTAAGAGGTGACAATGGAAAGAAGgttattgaatctttgtggattcACTGTGAGAATTCGGATACAATCCCGAAAATAATTTGGCTTACTGAGATTTTTCTATCGAGTAtcatttttctaattatttttaaaCTCTCTATGATTGATATGGCTTTTAAAGAACAGGATGTATTaagtattaaatgctttcaggacttgtttgtagagggaagTATCTTATCGTTTGAACAACTCTCAACGAAATACAGTTTACCTAAAACTCATTTTTTTCTTtgatacctacaaataagagatttttgaCGGTGTCAAATAAGAACATTTCCCAAAAGCCCTGAGAAGAACCTACTGGATGCATTTTTtaatttgattttatttaataatggatctatatctactGTCTAAAATATGCTGTAGAGAATGAGAATTGTTCCTTCAGATACAATAAAAAaactttgggaacaagatttacagacttcaatttctgagtaaacttggaatcaaatttatAAATTGGTTAAcaattcatcattatgtgctcgccactctctcctacaatttaaagtggtacatatggcccatatgaccaaggataaattGTCTCGCTTTTATTTAGGTATATCTCCGTTTTGTGatcaatgtaataatggagaagcttcactcatttatatgttttggacatgtccgagtcttgaaaaatattggaaagaagtacttCAAACCTTCTtgatacttttcaaagtaaactgTAAAGCTAATCCTTTGACACatctatttggtattgttggagaaaACAATATCATTTTGGAGTCATCTGACTTGCATATTTGGCTTATATTTATCCTATGGCCAGAAGGACAATCTTGCTCAAATGGAAAGCTGTGGCCCCACCCATTCACGCTCAATCGTCTCGTGATGTCATGTCATGTATAAATGTAGAGAACATTCGATGTTTAATCTCTGAATCCAgcaaagactttcaaacattgtaggTAACTTGTGTGAATGATTTTCTAAacatttgatttgctgttaaagcacagatgatgactgaaagtttttttaaatttttttctttGCTAATCATCTCCGGTCTTGGTAGTGAATAagattttttatataataaaattaataTATTCAATCTTACGAATTAATTAATCAGTATGAATATAGCGTAAGGAGTCCTTATACGCGATAcatttttcctgtactctgtattcttatatgcaaaattaataataaatatattggAAAGGAATCGTTGTGGGTAGGatcttcctgttaggttgaaaggaaggtTTAAAAGTTGGAGAGAGCCAtgcttttcaagggatattggaaacttggttcggaaaaagagagggatctacaataaaaatatgcagcttggagttaacgaggtgctcgaggaatataaagaatgaaaaaaagaatcttaagaaagaaattagaagtgCTAAAACAAGATAGGAGGTTACTTTGGCCagtaggtgaaaataaatccaaagggtttctacagttatactaATAGCaaatggatagtgagggataaaattggtccctcagagaatcagagtggatggctttTTGCGGAGCCAAAAGTAATGGGGGTTATTTTGAacgatttcttttcttcggtattcactaaggagaaggattttgaattgtgtaaggtaaaggaaacaggaCGGGTATTTATGGAAAGTACGACGATTAAAGAAAAGGAAGTACTAGCGCTGTTGAGGAatctaaaagtggataagtctctgggtccggacaagatattcacTAGGACCttcagggaagttagtgtggaaatcgCAGGGGCTCtaacaaaaatatttcaaatatcattaagcggtggatgttgtctatatggatttcagtaaggcctttatcaaaattccacacggaaggttagttaggaaggttcaatcgttaggcattaatttCGTTGTAGTATAAtgaattcagcagtggctgaaagatggcagatagagtttaattctgtaaaatgtgaggtgctacattttggtgggactaatcaaaatatgacatacatggtaaatggtagggcattgaagaatgcagtagaacagagagatctaggaataatggtgcatagtttcccgaaggtggaatctcatgtgatagggtggtgaagaaagcttaaggtatgctggcctttattaatcagagcattgagtatatttgttgggatgtaatgttgaattgtataaggcatttgtGCGGccaaattggagtattgtgtacagttctggtcaccgaattatcggAAAGATGGCAATAAAATTGGgagaatacagaggagatttattaaaACGTTACCtgcgtttcatctcctaagttacagataaAGGTttaacaagttaggtctttattctttggagcatagagtGTTGCgaagggacttgatagaggtatttaaaattaagagggggatagatagagttgacgtggataggcgttttccatttgagagtcggggagattcaaacaagaggacgtgagttgagagttaaaggacaaaagtttaggggtaacatgagggcgaacttctttactcagagagtggtagctgtgtggaacgagcatccagcagaagtgtttgaggcaggatCGATGTTGTCGTGTAAAGGAaatttggatagctatatggacaggaaaggattcGGGAttttggctgagtgcaggtcggtggagcAAGGtgggagtaagagttcggcacggactagaagggcctagatggcctgtttccgtgttgtaattgctatatggttatatggatagAGCTAAAAAATAACTGCAAGTGTAAGAAGTCCCTGTCTTAGTCGCTGAAGAACTGAGGtaaaagcttaaggtaaaagaacactaagggaaaagtgatcatattatgattgaaTTTATCCTGAAGAAATTGCTCTGAACACATATGTATCAGGTACGATTGTAGAATATAGGTAATTCGGGTCATGAGAGAGGCGTTGGCCAGAAttcattggaaaagaacactttgGACGTTGGTAGAAccgcaatggctggaatttccggaAGCAGCTCGGAAGGTACAGCATATAAACATCCCAACAGAAGGAAGTATTCTCAAGGCACAATGAAACAATCGTGGGAAAGAAAAGAAGTTAACGCCAACAGAAAGCCAAACGGTAACCAAAAATACAGCGAGATTTACTAGGAATTCAGAGGATTAGGTAGctttgaaaaaccaacagaaggaaactaaaaagtaattgaagatggaatacgaaggtaaactgaccaataaaattaaaaataataccaAATGTTTCCTAAGAtaagtaaagtgtaaaagagaggcaagaatggatattggGCCTCTGTAAATAAGTGCTGTTGAGTTAGTAATGGGAGACACGGAATTGGTAGATgatctgaataaatattttgcatctctgctcactgtggaagacacgagcatgATGGGTGTGAATTCAGTATTCCTCGAGAGAAAGTTCTGGGGTAAATCGAAGGTCTGGGATACAccagtcacctggaacagatggagTAATCACAAAAATAAATACTGCACTGTCCCATCGTACAATGCCCGGCAGAAAAAAATCCCGTGGCCTCTAATAAATGGAATGTTTTATTCTTCACTCCTCTCTGAGTGAAGTATTATCTCATGATGTCAACACCTGAAATTCTTCATATTGAGCTTCTTGTAACTTCAAGCCCAGAGAGTTTGAACGGCTGTAAAACGATGCTGGAGGTATACTAAAGGCGGACACGCAAACGGCGGACCACCTGAATAGGTATTTtccatcagtgttcactgtggaagacaccagcatgaAGTGTCTGAATTCACTATTCCTTGATAGAAAGTTCTGGGGAATcaaaagttctgaaggtagataaatcacctgaccTTATGGGGTTAATTTCAGAAATTTACCACGTGATCGCTTTATCTACTTTCCCTCGCAAAAACATGAGGAAATACTTTTTTCCTCTGTGCTTTCTGAGTAAAGTATTATCTCATGATATCAACAACTCAACTTCCTTTATATTGAGCTTCTTGGATCTTCAAACCCAGAGAGTCTCTACCGAGGTGGACGAACTCATCACTTCACTCATTCGGAACCAAGGCCCTATCTTTACTAAATCAGCATCCAAATTCAGCACAAGCCGCAACTCCTCGATCTACCTCGAGCACTTAGGGAATCCCACCGTCCGTCTCTTTGCAAGTCCTGTTCAAGATTACTTTCATGCGCTCAGGAGAACTTAACGTCTGAGTACAAGAATCCAAAACTGCTAAGGACCGGGACGGAGCCGGAGGTTCCAGGGAAAGGTGAGATGCATTTCCACGGGTTTTATATTAATTTGGAAATGTGGTGGCTTATCAGGAATCATCAGCGTGGCGGCGTTGTGGAAGGAACCCTGCCTTACTACTTTCGGGAGGTTTTTCAGGAGAGTATATTCTCTTAGGcaatgaaggtaaggcagtgggaTTGTCAATATACAATTCAGCGAGGAGAATTTCAGAGGATAGAaagcctgggcttgttttccatgTGGCCGAAAGCAGCTTACGGATCGCCTAACAAAAGAAATTAAGATACTAGCTATAGGGATGGTGCAGACAGGTAGAATTGCTTTTCTATTGTTGGAGCAGCATTGAAGGTAAGGCGTATAATTATCTTGAGCGGAGACTTAACCGAATGCAAAGGCTAGGCtattttaaagttaattttaatttttagttAGATTTAGAGATAAAGTACGGTAATCAGCCCTTCCGACTGGACGAGACCGATCCGCCGAAATACtgtcatgtgatcaattaacctactggcGTCTCGAGTTTCTGGGGTTTGaaggtttgtcatatgaggaacTCACTTCTACTCACCGAAATTCAGAAGAGTTTGTGGGGGCGGGGGATGTCTTCATAGAAACCTGtccaatgttaaaaggcctcgaaagagtggatgtggaatagatgtttcctatggtgaagtAGGCTAAGACGAgacgacacagcctcagaatgcaggGCTGTCCTTTTAGCAGGGAGCTTATGAGCACTTTGGAAAGCCAttctacagtactctgcaaaatgTCTTAGGTACATTCTGTATTTAGAGACACACATGGAGCAGCCCTTTCTGCCATCTACCCGCGCCGCCCAGCAACCAACCTACTTAATCGTAGCCTTATCACAGGATATTTTACAATGATCAAATAACCTCAAAACTAGTACGTCTGTGGAACGTGGATAAAAGGGAGTACCCGGAACAAACTCACACGGTCTCGGGAATTAGTATTAGTGGTTGTAGCAACCTGATCACTCTAATCCAGTACAATATTCTCCTGGCTGCAAAGGCTGATACAGGATCCAAATAACGGCTGTGTTCGGGTGGATACCCTTCATAGGGAATGCCTCCGTGTCACTTTGTTTCACGTGGGGAGGATAAAACACGGCGGCCACCACACGGTGTTTGACAGTTCTGGGCGGTCGGGGTCCAGCGGCAAGTAATGAAAGAAGATTGTGGTCTCTGCACTGCAGCAGACTTACTCCGCCTTCACTGCTATATTACGTGTCCTGTTTCTGTTCCGTATGGCTATCTTCCTTCTTCgttctctccttccctcctcaaTACCTCTTCGCTCAATTATTCAACCCTCTAACTTCCACAATGTTTCCACCACCAGACCAGACAAATCGCTCTATGAAGGAGTGTGCAATTCGACGTTCACTTGGAATGTCTCCCCTAACAATTTCGCGGCCGGTAGATTCAGAATGGAGTGGGGAGCACCTTCCGTCATGACAATGATCATCCTCATCCTTACCGTCCTACTGGGCGTCCCGGGCAACGGCGCAGTTATCTGGGTGACGGGCTTCAAGATGAAAAGTAACGTCTGGAATGTGTGCTTCCTGCATATGGCTGTGGCTGACTTGATTTATTGTCTGTGTCTCGCCTTATACATTATTCTCCAGCTCAAACCCTCTTATTTTTGGCTGCTTGTATTACCCACTATGTTCCTAGTCGCTTTTTCCAGCCTGTATCTGTTTTACCTGATCAGCATCTACCGCTGCCTGGCTATTACAAGGCTCATCTGGTTCCAGCAACATATGAGCCTCCCATGGGTTCTTGTGACCTGCTTCGTGGTCTGGGTCATAGTCATCGTCATCTTTATGCTTGTATTCCTCTCTCGGTACTTTTTCGAGTGTGCACTAATTTCGATCGTCTTCACCTTCGCCCACCCGCCCTTTGTAATTATGATCATTTGCTACGCCCTCGTTGGCTGGAGGCTGCAAGGGGCCAGGTTCGCTGAGTCCAGGAAGCCCATACGCCTGATCGTGACTGCGATAGCCGCCTTTATGATCTGCTGGCTCCCCAGCACTCTCTACGCCCTGATATCAAACGACTACATGTTGAGTCATTCTGACTGGTACATACTCACTGAGGCCCTGGCCTCATTCAACAGCGCCCTCAACCCTCTTACCTACGTCTTCGCCGGCAGCGACTTCCGTCAGATCTTCATGCGCTCCATGTTTACCTCGCTCCAGCTGGCATTCACCGAACATGAGCCAGAGGCTGAGACCGAGACCCGCAATTCCACCTCAAATACGAATGTCTGATAGAATACCTCGTGGGCCCTCAGCCTACCAATATATCCTGACACAGACACAGTGGACAGTCGGCTGCAAATATGGTCAGCACTGGAGGCTTTCCTGCACGCTTCTTCCAATCTCTTAGAACATAgagcgtagaacagtacagctcagggcaggccattcggcctactATTGTCGgatcaattaaattagtaaattAATGGCCAATTAATGTAATCCCCTCTGAATACCCAATGTCGATATCCTTCCAATTAACTCATTTCGCCGACATAAACATCCCTTAAAAGTCTCTAAGCTATCTGTCTTTACCATCATCCCAGTCAGCGTATACCAaggatgcaccactctctgtgtaaactaCTTGCCCCTCGCATCTCCCTTGTAATTACGCCGTCTCCTGTTAAATACATGGCctttggtgttagacatttcaaccttgggtaAAATATACTGTTGATCTGTGCCTTTCATAACCTACCAAAAttccatcaggtctcccctcgCTTTTCGCTGGCCCAGTCTTCATTCGGATATAGCAATCCATGGCGTCCTCCACTGtagagatgaggccacactcaggttggaggaccaatAACTTATATTGCATTTGGGTACCTCCAACTTgctgacaggtacatggatttctcaaaattccagtcatgccctccctcctacatcactccccatcccctttttcctctctcacattGCCTGCACATCCcctccctctgttgctccttcaaccttatCTTTCCTTCATGGGCTTCTGTCCGCTCCCCTTCTcgagccctgtatctctttcaccaattcacTTCTCAGCTTTTTACTTTATCCCTTGCCCCCCCCCCACGATTAGACGTATTACCTTGCGTttcactctcccccctccccatcttttCATTCTgctcctcatcttttccccctcggtcctgctgaaggaactcaacccGAAAGGTAGAATGTACATTTCTCCATAAATCTTCAGAAATTTCTGTGTGTTTCTCAGAATTCCACCATCTGCAATTTCTCTGTTTGTAATGGGGTACATCtattccacatcaactctgtctaggcctttcaatattccaaagGATTTAATGACATCacattcatccttctgaattcaatTAAAGACACGGAGCTATCAAAACTTCTTTCTATGATAACCTTTCCATGACCGGAATTATCTTTCTGAACCTCTCCTGAACccgctccaatgccagcacttcttttcttagatgaggagcggaaactgttcacaatactcaagcgaggcctcaccagtgctttataaagccttagcatcacatccctgttcctgtattccagacctcttgaaatgaacactaccattacatttgccttcttcaccaccgattcTACGTatcagaccataaggccataagacaaaggagcagaagtcggccattcggcccatcgagtctgctcagccattttatcatgagctgatccattctcccatttagtaccactcccccgccttctcaccataatctttgaagctctggctactcaggtacctatcaatctctgccttaagtacacctaatgacttgacgtccactgctgcccgtggcagcaaattccatagattcaccaccctctggctaaaaaaatgacttctcatttctgttctgaatgggcgcccttcaatccttaagtcatgccctcttgtactagactccccaaacatgggaaacaactttgccatattcACTCTGTCGATGGCTTTCAACTTTCGAAATGTTGCTATGAGCTCTCCCCTCGTTCTttgaaactccaaggaatacagttcaagagcgtacaaacgttcctcatatgttaaccctctcattccctgaatcattctagggaatcttctccgtaccctctccaaagtcagcacgtccgttcttaaataaggagaccaaaactgcccacagtactccaagtgaagtctcaccagcgccttatagagcctcaacatcacatccctgctccaatactctattcctctcgaaatgaatgccaacattgcattcgccttcttcaccaccgactcaacctggaggttaaccttaaggctATCCtttatgaggactcccaagtcccgttgcatctcagaacttataattatttccccatttaaataatagtctgcccgtttattttttttctGCCGAAGTACATcaccacacactttccaacattgtgtttcatttgtcacttcactttgtttcctcagcaccaccggcccctccacctaccttcgtatcgtcagcaaacttagccacaaatccatctattccataatccaaatcgttgatgtacaaattaaaaagaagcggccccagcacggacccctgtggaacactactggtaaccggcagccaaccggaataggatcccttttttcccacactctgtttcctgccaatcagccaactctCTTTCCACGTATTTAACTTTCTCGTAATTCCATGGGTctgatcttgttaagtagcctcatgtgtggtacgatgtgaaaggccttctgaaaatccaaatatacaacatgcacTGCATCTCACTTGgccagcctacttgtaatttcttgAAAAAATTGTTATatctttgtcaggcaggattttcctttaaggaatccacgcTGAGTTCTGCCGACCTTGTTAtatgtctccaggtactctgtaacgtCATTCTTGacaactcgtttctgcataccacGACACGGTTTAtcctaccccacccccaccccccgttcaatcccttcctacctatgttcgtgacacttctcacactcttaaacttttcgatgattttaatttccctggcccccactgctttattttcaccatgcatgtccagtccctatatacttctattacccatcaggaaggtcgtaaagctctccgcttctttttggattcgaCACATAATccgttcccctctgccaccactctgctccttatagcggaattagtccttactcttaataagtCTTCCTCCAAAGTAAAGGTGTAGCTATCGGCACcggtatgggtcctagctataccTGTCGTTTTGCTGGTTTGTGGatcaatctatgttccaaacctattctggtatctgtcccccacttttccttcgctacatcgacgactgcattggtgctgcttccagcACGCATGCTGACCTCGTTGACttaattaactttgcctccaaccttcaccctgccctcaagtttacctggtctatttccaaCAGTTCCCTACGCTttttagatctttctgtctctatctgtgTTGACAGCTTATCTACCGATGTCTACTATAGGTCGActcactctcacagctatctggactattccccttctcaccctgcctcttgcaaaaatgccatcccctcctCGCAATTCCTCCGCCTCCGTCGCatatgctctcaggatgaggcttttcattccaggacgagggagatggcctccttttttaaagaaaggggcttcccttcctccaccatcaactctgctctcaagcgcatcttccccatttcacgcacatctgctctcagtccatcctcccgtcaccccactaggaatacggttcccttggtcctcatctaccaccccaccagcctccaggtccaacatattattctccgtaacttccgccacctccaacgggatcccaccactaagcacgtctttccgtcctccccatctctgcttTCCGCATGGATCGCTCCcttcgcgactcccttgtccattcgtccctccatccctccccactgatctccctcctggcacttatccttgtaagcggaacaagtgctacacatgcactTACacatcctcccttaccactattcagggccccagacagtccttccaggtgaggcaacacttcacctgtgagtcggctggggtgatatactgcttccagtgttcccgatgtggccttctgtatattggcgagacccaatgcagactgggagctcgttttgctgaacagctacgctctgtcctccagagaaagcaggatctcccagtggccacacattttaattccacatcacattcccattctgatatgtgtatccacggcctcctctactctaaagatgaagccacattcaggttggaggaacaaaaccttatattccgtctgggtagcctccaacctgatggcatgaacattgacttctctaacttccgctaatgccccacgtccccctcgtaccccatccgttatttatttatacacacacgttctttctctctctctctccttttctccttctgtctctctgactttaccccttgcccatcctctgtatttttcctccctcctccttttcc from Mobula birostris isolate sMobBir1 chromosome 29, sMobBir1.hap1, whole genome shotgun sequence includes these protein-coding regions:
- the LOC140190156 gene encoding N-formyl peptide receptor 2-like, which encodes MTMIILILTVLLGVPGNGAVIWVTGFKMKIAFSSLYLFYLISIYRCLAITRLIWFQQHMSLPWVLVTCFVVWVIVIVIFMLVFLSRYFFECALISIVFTFAHPPFVIMIICYALVGWRLQGARFAESRKPIRLIVTAIAAFMICWLPSTLYALISNDYMLSHSDWYILTEALASFNSALNPLTYVFAGSDFRQIFMRSMFTSLQLAFTEHEPEAETETRNSTSNTNV